DNA sequence from the Manis javanica isolate MJ-LG chromosome 15, MJ_LKY, whole genome shotgun sequence genome:
GCTTGGATGACTTCAAATTAGtccaaaatgttcaaaacagaacTCATCATCTTctaacttttcttctttcccctacTTCTTGCTTCCAAACCTGCTCTCCTTCAGGGATTTCCTCAGGTCACAGTATTAAGTGCATCCAGGTGTAGAAGCAGCAGCCAGAAAGTCATGTTGGCTTCCCTTCCTTTTCACAGGCCCCGAATCCATCACCAAGCCTTACTGATTCTATTTCCTAAGTGCTTCTCATAGCAGtgaatttctttccatctctggaCAATAATCTAGTGAAAGCTACCATTCTCCTCTTGAAAATACTACCAAATCTCTTTATTTTAAGCCTTGCTCCATTCaataaatttctttcttccttccctctagtGAGCTGTATTACATTTGTAAAAAGGTCTGACACATGGCAGGCACTCATAAAATACATTCATTGAATAATAGATAAATTAGATTGTAAAGTTTTCTATGGAAAGCAAGTAAAATATTTGGAttcaaataatataatatttcagGTGAGGAGGAAAGTACAAATCAGTGAAAAAGAATCTGGCCCATATTTGCATGCTAACATATTTGACTTTAACTTTTTAATCATTACCATGAGTGGAAAGTTTCAGTTCATGCCAATGATAAATGGACACACAAGCTGTTTGGTTGGGAAATTAGTAGCtctttcaaagaaatataaacactTTCATGAAAGTATGTCAGACTATATACCTTAGTAGATCTTTGTGGATTAAGATCTGCattacaaaaaaaacagaaagatttcCTTAGACATATATGAAACTATATCCAACAGCAGGAAGTTCAGCTTAAGATGGAAATTGCAATAACAGCAAAGAGGATAAGGACAAGAAATGCATACTATTCTGCAAGAGTTtgcttataaatttattattGAGACATAGTATTtggaatttggatttttttttaatagaaaatgttcCCTGGATTGGATGGAATCTTTGTGATACTGTCAATAGTGGAAATCATAATTGAAATGTTGGGGAATGTGTTCATGGACTGGTAAACTGCTCTAAATAGGTCAAGAACCAAAAGACCTCTTTCGCTGACCTCATCCTCACCTGCTTGGCTATCTCCAGAATCGGTCAGCTGTTAGTGTCATTGTTTGAATCATTAATTATGAGACTGTATCCACATTTATTTTCCACTTACAAGCTAGCAAAACCTGTTACTTTGTTTTGGAGAATAATCACTTGACTGCCTGGTGGGCCACCTGCTTAAGCATTTTTTACCTCCTTAAGATAGTGGAGAAATGACTCCACTCACTTTTCCTCTTGCTGAAGGGGAGAAGAAACAGAGCGATTCTTgtgattctttatattttttctttctaagttttGACTTTCTATTGCTAGAAACATTCGAAGATCTCTTCTTGAATGTCTCTGTAGTAGATGCCAGCAATCTGACAGCCATATTTGGGTGAAAATAAACTATCTATGTCAAAACTGTGGTCATTCGTAGCTTGACCTGTTTCATTCCTATTGTCCTGTCCCTTATCTCATTGCTCCTTTTATTTCGGTACTTGTAAGACACATCAGAGATTTGCAGCTCAACAACATGGGCTCAAGGGACTCCAGCACAGAAGCCTATAAAAAGGCCACGAAAATGGggatgtcttttcttttcctcttcagggctcattttttccccccacataATTGGCAAATTGGatgtttcttgtgttttggaaCAAGTTTACCAAGTTTGTCATTTTAGCAGTCTATGTTTTTCCCTCAGGCCACCCATTTATTTTGATTCTGGGAAACAGCAAGCTAAGACATACAGCCTTGAAGGTACTATGGCAACTTAAAATCTTGAAAAGAGAACATCCATTGCAGCTCCACAGAACGACCTTCCGGAGTCTTTTCAAAGATAATAACCTAATGGGGGAGCCTTGGAGGATCAATTtcatttctcctgttttttttactgggttcctaaaaaaataagtgaagttTACCCTAGAACACATTACTTTTGATGATAATTCACAGATAGTCAACTAATATAATTTTGTCatcatttttgtttaaaacattGGTTACCAATATTTTAAAGTCTCACATATTCTTTCAAAGAGAATCTAAATTATTTAATAGCATATGCAAAAGATGTATGTAATTGCAACTCCTAGGTGGGGGAAGAGGCATGCAGCTctttagaaataaagataaattacAAACTTCAGTAAGGTAAAagatctataaaatatttttctttttgcttcatatGAGAAGGTATACCCAATTTACCTTGCTCAATATATGAATggcctccattctgctttcttgTTTACTGATGTATGCTACTAACTTACTGTGAATAAATCCACATACTTGGTGCTTGAGAGCCATTAGGATGGTCAAGGATTTCTAATGTTCACTGTAGATCCCTCATTAGGATAGAAACTAGCAGGGTGCCTGCTCTCAGATGTATTGCAATTAACCTACTAAGAATGCCAGTTTCTTATCATTTGCTGCAGGCATGCAAGATAGTCCTCTGGCCTTTCCATTGTCCCAACAGCACTGCTGAGATTCATATTTGTGGGCAGTGAAGGTAGGGAGGAATTGACTTCAGCTGAAAAAAGATTCATGACCTGGCCTGGTGGTAATCCTGCTGGGAATAGGCTATGAGGTTTTCTTGTAAAAACTGCAAGTTCCCTCGTGCATAGTAATTAATACAAGAAGTGTACTGATGTGACTCAATCCAACCCAGCTGGTGAGAATTCTGAGAGCTGTGGCAGGGGTTCTTTTCCTGGCCTGGTGTCTGGAACCTTCCAATCTACTCTTCACACTACTTTCCAAGTCTAAGTTTCTGGCATATTCCTCTCCTTTTGTTCCTATATTCCTAAACTTTCCATTGCCACCCCTTTATGTCTCCATGTATGTAAGTCCTATTTTCTTCTTGACTCTATCAAATGCTATTGATGGTCTACCAGGAAAAGCCCCCATTAGCATAGGACTGTAAGATTTTGTAACAGCAAATTCATTTAGGCCTCCTCAGTGCGGTGATGAGCAGTTTCAAAATTTGGGATTACCTTACCTCTACTCCTTCAGGGGAAGGAAAGTGCTGCCTTTCCATCCTAAGGGAAGTGtcctttcctctgcctccctccatcttcttcctttctttcccctacAAATAGGCCAAACAACTTTAGGAAGCAGCAAGTATAAAATACTTGAACTTATCAAATCATATTGAAAATTTATAATCTATGAAGCCtccaataattatatttataaaagataTTGCCAACTATTACCTAGGTAATACTTGTTTGAAAGTTTGAGAAAAGAACAGGATTATTCAAAAAAGAGCTGACTCCCTCATCAAGTATATCTTTAGAGATAAACTTGAGATTCAACTGAGGTTTGACCTGTTACTATGACCTTGGGAAACCTCCTTAAATCCGTTTCCTTATCTGAGAAATGATGATGAAATGTCTTCCTCATGAGGTACATGTGAGAATTATGGAGATCATGTATGTAACTTTTCATAGTTCCTGGTATTAAaaactcagtaaaataaaaaaatgatgttGGTAGTGACTATACGTTCTTTTAGCTAAGTAATGAGTTTTATCCTTTCCTAAGAATATGTTTCCTAGTCCTTAAATTACATGTTACTATGATCACTATTTCCCTTTTATAATTAAACTCTAACAGTCACCATTCCCTAGCATTTTTGTAATGTTTCACAGAcgtttttttgctttttgcttcttCATCTTGAGGGAATGCTGGATAAATCACTATTCATGGTGGCCTGAAAAAGCTCAATTTATGGGTGGTAGACAATCTTAATAGCAGGAGCAAATGtacctttatttcctttattgaCTGATGACTATATGTAGAAAACCAACTAATTTGGCATTCATTCAACAGCACTTACTATCTACTTTGCATTAGGCAATGCTCTGGGCTGGGTATAGAGAAATAAATCAAACACCTTTGGCTTCATAGATATTACCTGGTGGGATGCCAAGAAGAATAACATTACTTGTAAATTAGAATAATAAGTGGTTTTGTAGGGGCAAAAATCTTTTCTCCCCTGGGAAACTATATGGAGTGGTATTTTGTAGGAAGAAAAATAGAGATCTAGGTTTAAGAGTAATTGTGAAGAGTAAGTGGTAAATCATGGAGCTTTCACTCAGTTCCTACTATATATTTGTGAATACTAAGGCTGTAAAATTGGACAGGATACAGAGCTTCCAGTCTATTAGGAGTATATGAAACCGCCGCTGTACAGTGTCTTAAATTCTTCAATGTAAAAAACCAATCTGAAGAAAAAAGGTTGAGGCAGGCACTTTCACGTAGCCACCCAATGGAGCACCCTTATATCTCACCAATCCTCGCCTAAGGGCACTCACATTCTTTTATGTACAAATTGGGACTTAAGTGCCCCTAGGGAATAGTGATGCCAACCATTTGCAAGTCCATTGGCATTACTGAATTATTTCATCAGTTAAATTACAGTTCTGCTATTTTAGGCTAAATTTAGTTTCTGAGCTCTATCACAGCAATACATAATTACTAAGAGAAGAGATCACAGAACCATTGGATATCTAAAAAACACATCGGATTATACACTATTAGGCAAAAACAAGGGAGCCTATAATGGCCTTGGTTGTTACTAACATAGCCCTTAGGTGGAGTACAGGAAATAAATTCTGATCTAGTCAGAGGAATCTGGGGAAAAAACTTAGTGGAAAAAGTGGTATCTAAGTTTAGTCTTAAAACACAGGTATAGTccacaggcagaaaaaaaaaaaaggcaaaagaaattaagtaaaaagATGAGGATGTGCTCAATAGATTGGCTGGAGACAGGAATGAAGGGTTGAAGTACAATTACCCACACACTCCTAGGGTTAGTACCCTACGTTACCTCCTATAGACAAAAAACCTCCACTGGAAAACCAGACATCCCATATGAGAGAGTTTAAGTTTTATCCCCATGTTAATGAGATACTGCGTTACAACATGAGAGAGTTTAAGTTTTATTCCCATGTTAATGAAATACTGTGTTACAACAAATACtatttgtgtatacatatatgaagTGCTAAGACAGGCATATGTTAAATTTTGAAGGTTCTTTCACGGTGGTTATGTTTACAGTCATTTAACAGTTGAGGAAATTGGTGTTTAAGAAGATTAATGGACTCACCTAAACCCACAAATTAGTGTTTGTACTTTATGTACTTTGTTAACAGAGGCCTGCCTGGGTAAGGGAATTTTTAACCTCAATTCCTTTTTACTCTGGAGGCTTTTAACCAGTGGTGTTCATTTCCCTTACCTGGGgcacttttaaaaaggaaatttacttAATTTGTAATCAAAGAAATACACGTacataattaagaaaaatcaaaataatgctGTTAGACTGTAGTGAAAGACAACAATCCTCCACCTTTTCTCAAcccatctgttttttttcctccagagacAACCACTTGTAACAATTTCTCATGGTAgttttttctgaatatttatacTTTTAGAATTAACTTCTCTATATTAGATCTTGCCTGATTCTCCCCCCTTACGTACACATCTCCTCTTCAGTACCCCCCAATGTTACATAATCATTTCTTGTGATGTTGGTATTGTGTTTACATAATTAGGACTTTCTATGACTAGTATTATTCACAGTTGAGGTAGTTcttgaaaaactttaaaatttgggGGGCTCGAAATTGCCTCAGATTTGTTTCCTTAATTGAGAAAAAATCTGCAGACCATTAATTCCTCTCCAGactctctggaaaaaaaatctcttacccATATATTCGAACACCTGAACTTCCTGTCTTCAGGCGTTTCTTACTGAATTCACGCagttcccctctcccctctcgtTAATACAGTCATATTACTATTTTAGCAAGTACGGCTACTCCTTAAAGTAATAAAAAGCTTCCCCCATCATCATCAACAGACTCTCACCTTCCTCTGTAAGGACAGCACTGCCTTTCCATTCACTTTTCTCCCCCGCTTCAACATTCCCACTTGTAAAATGTACTCTTACATTAATCAGGGCTGTTAATATTTGCATTCTACTTTGTAACCATAACTAAGtattctcttaaaagaaaaccacaaacagCATTTACATTAGttgttttgattatttaaatGTTATTCATAAAACGGCCAAGCTGTGGATATCCTTTTTCTTTGGCTCCATGGTCTTGAACCACAAGCTATTCCCGGGGACACCGAAACAGAGTCCATTTTCTTACACGCCAACCCTCTGTTCAAAATTCtgcagcatttttcatttttggtatTAGAAGGATGCTTTTCCTTacaggcttttttctttttttgctcctGTAAATTTCTAATTGCCGTTGTTTTCTCccagagatgaagaaaatgtatttgcCATCCACATTATATCTTTAAGATCTTCAATTTCTTACGCAACTGTCTTGCTTACAATCCAAATCCCATATTCCCGAAATTTAGAATTTCTTGTTTTAACTTGGTCCATGAGCTTGTTGTGTACTAAAAGACTTTTTTCTGAAAACCTTAGTTGCCTTTCTTCTTTAAAACGTGTGCTGTcgttatcttgttttgtttttaggatgCAAAGCTTCCTGAACATTGTCGCCAGCTGTAACTGAAGGTCTTGCCTGCTCCCTCAAAACCGCTCACAGAATTTCGTGGCCCAGCAGCCCGGCAGCGATCGCGCGCGGAGCTCCGTTGCGGACGGAGCGCGCAGGCGCGGAGGGCACCCGGGCACTCTCGCGAGACTGC
Encoded proteins:
- the TAS2R42 gene encoding LOW QUALITY PROTEIN: taste receptor type 2 member 42 (The sequence of the model RefSeq protein was modified relative to this genomic sequence to represent the inferred CDS: inserted 4 bases in 4 codons; deleted 2 bases in 1 codon; substituted 4 bases at 4 genomic stop codons), giving the protein MFPGLDGIFVILSIVEIIIEMLGNVFXGLVNCSKXVKNQKTSFADLILTCLAISRIGQLLVSLFESLIMRLYPHLFSTYKLAKPVTLFWXNNHLTAWWATCLSIFYLLKIVEKXLHSLFLLLKGRRNRAILVILYIXFFLSFDFLLLETFEDLFLNVSVVDASNLTAIFGXKXTIYVKTVVIRSLTCFIPIVLSLISLLLLFXVLVRHIRDLQLNNMGSRDSSTEAYKKATKMGMSFLFLFRAHFFPPHLANWMFLVFWNKFTKFVILAVYVFPSGHPFILILGNSKLRHTALKVLWQLKILKREHPLQLHRTTFRSLFKDNNLMGEPWRINFISPVFFTGFLKK